A part of Cannabis sativa cultivar Pink pepper isolate KNU-18-1 chromosome 6, ASM2916894v1, whole genome shotgun sequence genomic DNA contains:
- the LOC133039453 gene encoding uncharacterized protein LOC133039453 — MSQNLTSVLLMCCSVIMNNPHPDPLLVTILAKELYSVKMHPGSCINSHLMMMNLKFQKANLLGIDLSREQWVQLILNSLPPEYNEFVISYMINNSNSSDMDKLEAELRAHERNLIAMGPPGFAINNRRKRTRYEGSSKTASSSTIIRHNLLCSNCNGKGHHEERCPRLLNNSNEVA, encoded by the exons atgagccaaaaccttacttctgttttattgatgtgttgtagtgtcattatgaataaccctcaccccgaccCTCTactagttactatcttagcaaaagaactctatagtgtgaaaatgcatcctggtagttgcattaactcgcacctgatgatgatgaatctgaagttccaaaaggcaaatctactaggaattgatttatcaagagaacaatgggtccaacttatccttaatagtcttcctccggagtataatgaatttgttatctcttacatgatcaacaattctaactcctccgacatggacaagctcgaagcagaattacgagcccatgaacggaacttgattgcaatgggtccccctgggtttgcaatcaataatcgaaggaaaaggactaggtatgaaggatctagcaaaactgcttcttcaagtacaattatcagacataatcttctatgttcgaattgtaatggaaagggtcatcatgaagaacgatgtcccaggcttctaaacaattcaaacgaag ttgcttga